A segment of the Daphnia pulex isolate KAP4 chromosome 10, ASM2113471v1 genome:
CAGAAATAGTGAGTTGCTGGTCAATGCGTTTAAAGGTCACAAAGAACCCCTCGAAGCCCCGTTCTGAGAACTCCGGCTCGACCTTCAGGCAAGTAAGGGGGCGACAGAGAGTGACTCACTATGTCGTGTGTTAATTGCGTGTTTAAAAACCTAAATTTATACTTTGAATATAATGGCCTCTGTGTAATAGAGCTGAATCACACGTTACGTGTGAATCAATCAGCAGAAATAGTTAGTTGCTGGTCAATTCGTTTAAAGGTCACAAAGAACCCCTCGAAGCCCCGTTCTGAGAACTCCGGCTCGACCTTCGGGCAAGTAAGGGGGTGACAGAGGGTGACTCACTATGTCGTGCGTTTATAGCGTGTTTAACAACCTGTTTAAATCCTTACTTTGAATATAatgatataatataaataataacactGAGCATATAGAGCAAGACATTGAAATGGTTAACAAGAAATATCACcctgaattgaaatgtttataAATTCTACTTTATTCCTGCTGCAAGACACTTAACTATattaacaatttgaattttaagcTGATTCAATGTTGGACATTGTACTCTAGCTAAgttaacgataacgaaataaaagttcCTTCTATACACtgactatttttatttattagtgagattcaaatatatttgattgttataaatacattttatttgaatttccaaataattcaaatctaaaccattcaaatttcaaaacacagaAACAGAATGCCATCGGTCGCCAAATGAAAGTACTACATATTTCctttccggagtgcaatagccacttttgacgctagaggactccggactccggagtgcaatagccacttttgacactagagcgctccggactccggagtgcaatagattttaccaTTACCATGTCTGACAAAACTGATCGAAATGAAAacttcgccttcttcttcacaCCACTTCACACCCAACTTCGTGTCATAATGTGAGACAACGTTGCCGCACGcaccagaaaaaaatgtagtagtaaaaataatatttttgtttttccaattttccaatCCATTCCAGTTTCCAACATTCTATAAATCCGTCATTTCCTTCAGACTTCAATTCCATTTCCCACTATAACCCATAAATTCCGAAATGCTAACTAATTCAAGCCATGGAAAATTTAAGTACTTCCAGTCTTTCATTACTCTGCTGTCAAAATGATCGAACTCCATGTTTCGATTACAGTACCCTCGGGCACTATAAGAAAGAGTATATCTCTGTTAAGAGTTTAAGACTAACATTATAGAAAAATTTGCAGACTTATTGATCAACGAATGTTAACGGTAAATTTTTCCCAAACAGAAACATGTACAATATATTCCTTTTTACTTCTCGTTCAACTTCAGTTGCGACGAGGcaatcaaaatgtatttttgaTAATCTAAAGGGTACATGATAGTTGAAACCAAAGAGAGACGCAAACAGCCATAACCAATCGATGAGACACACAATTATatttgtcttcattttctgATGTTGGATTTGTCGGATATTAATATCTGACAAAAACCTCGAGATGTGCTGCCTTTCACTGAATAAGCAGCACGCCTCAAGATGTGGTGATTGTTTACAGTCTTGGCAATTACTCGTCGATGAATGTCGTCTCCTCTTTAATGAAAAACTCGACTGTCTCCTCTTCTAATTCCCCTCCACGGCCTTCAGTTTCATCCGTATCCACGTCTGTGAATTCATTTGTGAGTTAAATCCTGATAAGCTTACTTATTAACTAGGTTTAAGAACTTACTGTTGCGCAATTCGATACGACGGCGACGTTGAGCGTCATAGTCCTCTTGCTTCTGCTTACGCAAGTCTTCATATTCTTGCATCAGTTTGCGGCGTTTTTCTACCAATTCCTGGGTGAAGTTTGAAAATGTcagatttttagaaaatacttTCGCCAAAAATTacacattcaaaaaatatttactttggAAGCTTTAGTCATTTTCAATCGATCCTTCACTTCGAATTGGGCACTAAATTTCTTCAAAGACTTCTTAATGTCCTTTATTTGTTGGGCTGGAAGTAATGAAGGTGGTCGAGGTCTCCATTGCAGCTGACAGAATTTGTCTAGTGCTACGCGTTTGAGAATGCGTCCTTGGAAGGACCACAACCAGTAGGCATTATCGACCTGTCAAAGTACAAGAGATCAAACATTGTCAAAAATGAATACATTGCTTGATTTTTGTTACCTTGTGACCCCACCAGGAAACAGCAGTTGCGACATACCGACCGGTTGGATCCCACTCCACATCAGTAGCCATGAAGTGTTCGCCCGTATTCATGACGGTAAAATCATGGGTGTCGACAAATTCCAATGTGCCAGACATGGCACGTAGGCCGGCTAACACAATGAACTGGCCTGTTCGATAAAGTATAGTAAggattttagaattttaacattaaatttaatgttttcttACCAGAAGGGGCCCAGTACAACTGGTTGCAAGGTTTACGTTCGTATTTTTTAACCATCGTAGGCGTTTGTCCAGTTTTAACttcgaagaaagaaacagaagTACTCGGTGGCTCACCGTGGATGACGGCAAACTTAGTACCAACTGGCTCCCACGCAAAAGCTTGAATGGTTTCCTTGATTTCTACCGAGTCGactggaatttgtttttctcgcaTGTGGAAAACTTCCAAATTGTAGTAGATACCGCTatcaaaggggggaaaattaGCTTTTATATCTATTAATTGAAGGAGTGGCATCTCATTACCTGTATTTGATATCGGACTTATCTTTCCTTAATTTGGCATAGCGGTCGACTTTCACACACAAATAGTCACCTGATTTTTGCCAATACATTTTACAGTCGGCAAcgctaaacaaatttttgactCGCACTTCATTGCGACTTGGCAACTCAAGAAGTGTGACGCGAGCAGGAGTATCTTTCTCCTCTCCGACCCAATAAGCAATCGTATTGTCTGTTGGGCTCCAGGCAAAATCTCGAATTCCTTGAACCTATCAAAATGTAAGAGTGCATGTTAGGAAATGGTTATTAGAAGATTTTGTAAATCGTGTACGTTACTTTGATCGACTTCTTGTCTAAAAGGCCAAATGATGGGGTTTCATAAACAGAAAGCATGTCGATTCCCATCCTAGCGAAATACTTGTCATCATGCGACCACTTAAAAATGGGCAGGGCTTGAGATTTATCGGCATTAAAAGCTCGTCGCTTAAGACCGCTCAACACGTCCCAAATGATGATGGCTTGTGGTTCATCAGTTGCTCTTGAATCAGCCAGTGGACTAAAAGATACTAAATACTTCTCACATGGTGAGAAGTCAATGAATTGCACTCCTGGATGACTGAAGCGCACAATTTGTTGAAACTTTTCACCACCCCAAAGAGCTATACCCTTTGCATGGAAAGTGGCTAGATAGGTGCCAAGAGGTGACCACCGCACTAGAGTCTCAGTCCATCTCTGTGAAGATAATTATTGGTcagataaaattttaatatgaaaaaaaaaaataataataataataaaggtgAAGTGACTCACAGGTCTTTCTTCCAGCAGAGAGGGTTCAGGTTGAGTGTTCAAATAAACAGCAACTTTGTCTCCCTGCTCATACACAACTGAGAATTGGTCACAAGCGTCTTGATCAAGAAGATAGTATTGAAGGCATCCTTGCTCCTTAAACGGCTGAGGAATTGGATTTTCCCACTTATCAAGAATGTCATTATATTTTTCGAAGTCAGTAAGTAAGTTCACAGTGAAGGTGTGATTTTTGTCGAACTTGTAACCATTAGTTCCTTTAAGAACTTCCAATGCTTCATTGGCATTTGAGTACTCTATGAAAACATGGCTTCAAAAGTATATTATGTTAAAATTGGGCTGacacaaaagttaaaaaaaaaactaataaattaCCCTTTAGTTGATCCATCAGCATTAAGAGGATAATATTCATTAgttatttttccaaacttttggAATAGTTTTCTCAGGAcattttgaagtttttctATCCTCTCAGTACCAACCTGAGGAACACCGTCAATAACAACAATTGATTCGACTCCGTCGGTTTCTTTCGGACGCTGCCTGATGAGGTCACCTATAAGATCTACATTGACAGTTAGCAAGATTCAATGCCGGCATGCTCAGGAAAGCCATATGGCAAAAGGTAAGTTACAAACGGTACCTTCTTCAGAAATATCGTCCTCATAACCTTCCGGATCATCGAAGTTGGGCTCGTCTTCTAATTCATCGTTTGGGTTAGAATCCGAGTCATCGTTATTTTGCTGAGCtcgatcattttcttttcgtcgagccatgatgaaaaacaagCACTGCACACCGGACACGAGTCTTTAATGGCGGAAGCCTGTGCCAgatttcaacaaataatactACCATCGAGAAGGCCAAGGCAACCACCATCCACCAATCAGGCAATCACCATTCACCAAACACCATAGGTAACTTGGTGACTAGCCTAGCCTGTCAGCTAGAACGGGATCTTctgaagggaaaataatttagattttttattattattattttttcttgatttttattcgCATTATAATCAtacattggatttttttttgttttcagaaaatagcctacatttattcatttccaaaaaagttgaatcctTATACCCATTTGAGGAATGAGttggtaataatttttttaaatatttttaaagtaaCGTAATGATATTTTAAAACCATGATAGCGAATATTTTACAAATATGTATTACGCCTAACTATCAGTCATGGCAAATATGCCTACGCAAAAGCACAATTCTAGCAGCCGAATCATCATAACCCGGGAGGGATGAAAACATCACTTAGGCCTATAACCTACGTGAGTTAACGTTGATCGCAAAATTTTGAAGAACCACTACAATTGAAAACTTGTCTTAACATTTAAATATGTATGATTAAAGTTTTAAAGTCGTAAAAATTGCGAATAATCGAGAAGAAGTTGGCCTTTTAAAAGTGTCCGGTTGTCGGTAACATCGAGGAATATAAAATGGACAGCGTATTGGAAGGTTATCTATTTCAGATGCATTCTGGAACGTGCAGCGATATGCTGGAGCAAATCAAGGATATTAAAGATGTTGTATCCAAAACCAAAGACagtaggtttcaaatattggTCCCATCAAAAACATGTTAATCAATTCATTTACattgtattttttctaaaGATTCTGTTGTCTCGGCTTTactaaacaaagaaattggATTAATTTCCTTGTTGTCCAAGTTCAGAGATTCTCAAAAGGATGACAACTTtgcagaaataataaattgtgcCCTGTCAATTTTGGGTGATTTACTGGAAAAATTTGGAGAATCCATGAGCAACCATTTAGTGGTTATTAAAGTatggaaaataattaatattacCTAGCTATGTGTAAAAACCTAATAGTATAACTTTCATTTACCTTAAGAATTTAGCATTGATGTACATGAACTCCAAAAATTCTAAGATACGAGGAGcttgttattttgttctttGCCAAGTTGTTATTACTGCTCAAACTTCACCAACAGAAATATTAGAAGAACTGAATTTGCCAGCCCTTTCTAATAtgctttttgaaaaaatggctACATCTTCTGATGATAGTTCAAGCAAAGGTGATTAATTAAAAAGACTATTGTATAATTACCCTGTTTGTTATGCAGATTGTATTATTACTGTGTATGCATAGATATGTATTTCTATggttatttataatatttatgttttactttagcgaaaatgaatttcctagTACTCCTAGGCAGACTGGCCCAGTACTTTCCTAGTACACTGAAGGAAAAGGCCAGTCGCATCATTAACCAACTCCTTTATGAACTTGAAAAGGAGGTAACTAAACATTAACGTAAATAATTACGTTctgtaaaatcaaataatttttctttttctttctttaaaggTGAAAAGGCAGCATGATTTCAAAGATAAACGTGTAGCAGGCTGTATTGAAGCTCTTACAGGATTTCTCCATTCATTTAATTCAATCGTTGACCAAAAATGTAGGGAAAAAATTCATAGTTACTTATTGATGCTTCTCACGAAATTTTTACTGGTCGATAAGAGAGTTCATACCAAAAAAGGTGGTTATATTAACATTtggtttttcattattttgcctgaactatttattttttgtttttgttttttatgcaCAGCCGCATTGAACATGCTGGAAGAACACGCATCTCTCTTCAATAACTTGCTGCTAAAGCAATACAAATCCTGGTTCGATAACTTGAAATCTTATGCTTTGCGCGAAAAAACAGATATTCTTGAAAGTGGTCTGAAAGCACTTGGGAAGTTTATTGACGAAAgcgtaaaaattttgaagattGAATCAGATGCTACACACAAATCATCAATACTCgaggttttcattttcatgtgTATTAATGtatattttcttctgtttaaaatttatcttCTTAGTTTTTCATGAAGAATGTGATAGAGATTTTGGAATCTGATCAGGCTTCCCTCCAGCTCAAATGTGTTGGCCTTAAAGCCTTGGGCGAGTGTAGCTTCTTGGTTTCTGGAAAGAATGTATCACACATTTTTGAGTATCTACTCAATAAGACATCGTTTATTTGTATCCAGTATGCAGGCCTTTTGATCAATTAAAATTCCATCTTAAAACTAACAATTTAATAAATTCTGCAGGGAGGATACTTCAAAGAGCTTGGatctttttcctatttgcCTTGAATCCCTTGGACTTGTTCTCATGCGCTATGCTACCCCCGTAGGAATTGAAAGAACACAGCAGctacagaaaatgtttgtccATCTTTTCTCGCGCTATTTGGATATAGGTACTAAATtgaaatattccttttttctaacaTATTTAATCAACACGTTTAAATCGAACAACAACTGACTCCTGAAGCTGAACGAAATAGATGTGGTCGATCAGTTGCCGTGTTTTTAGTTGGTGTTCATGCTGCTGTACAGAACCCTATTAATTTTTCTGCTTTTGTGAGGGAAGTTGGTATGTTATTAAATACTAATAGGCTactgttatatatatttgtatgtatcttttttttttgttctagtgATTCAAAGTTTAATTCGTTCTACCCGACCAGAACTTGATTCTGACAGTATAAAGAAGTATGCCTCTCTTTGGATTACAATTATGAATTTCTCGTGCCAGACGGATCTTCCATTTAGTCTGGAGGACCGTGTTCGAGTTTCTGAAGTACTAGATGGGCAGTTGGTTACTGCCATTTCCACAATAATCAGCCGTCTAAATTTCTCAGTAAATGAGATGGAAGATTCAACGGTAGACGGAGAAAAAAGTATTTGTTACTACGTTTACGTTCATTCATTAcaattaaagttttatttcttgattaaaGCTGAAAGTAGTCCACGAAATCCTGCAGATTGGCAACTATTCCACAACCTTGCTGATTTACTCGAGGATTTATTGAAGATTATTGAACCAAGGAAAAGATTGCAAGATTTGGTAAGTGCTAGTgaaatcaattattatttttcatcttactttattaattattattatttattgttgtgttttttttattaattttattagcTTATTCCATTCGGCAGAGAAGTTGTTGAATTGTCAACGAAATTTCCATTAGTTCCGGGACTGTACCGTGTTTTGGCATTGGTGTTGTCTATTATAGGGCAAGATTTACCCGTTATTCATCACCCCACCTATGAATTGTACATGTCTAGCCTAATTAATCGTCTAGCGCAACTTTCAGATGATGTCCTTGTCTCTGCCGTTCAGGTAAaagctaaatttttatttttgattgttttctttcatttatttgaaaaattgttgtagGCTGTTTTATCAAGTCCTGCGTGGTTGGTGACCTCGCTCAGTAGTTCAGTCACCGGTGCTTTAGCTTCAGCCTTAAAGATTGGTCTGACATATCCGCCTATGGCTGAATGGCCGTTGAACGCATTAGAACATTGGCAAACAGCATTATCCTTTTCCTGCATCGATCCCATAATGGAGGAAATTCTACCTTTTCTCGAACCTTATTTGAGTAGTGTGGAAAAATTTACCAAGGAAGTGCCCTTTATTAGCGGAAAACGATTAAATCGATCCAAAGCAAACGCAACGCCTACTATTGTATTCATGAAATAAGTTTAGgaattttcttcctctttggtACGATATATTCTTTTCATAGGATCGAGAAGCTTGGGCAAACATTCAGCGTAGGATTGTAAAATTACTTGGCCGTATGGGACCTAAATGCAGCCGTTTGGTTCATCAAAACGAAGACCACGTAATTGCTCATTCAGCTACTGGATGGCAAATCAGTGGCCACTTAGAATTCGGACTTCCGCTGTCCGATATGAAGCCCGTCATTCAACTAGATGCGTTTCTTCCACGTATACTGCATCTAGTACAGCATACgagtaaaataagaaaacataattttattttctattccatgtttacaattttgttttaaccTGTTTTATATCCTGATCAATTAGGTGAGTCGGAAACACGAATGGCGGCTTGCGAGTTCCTTCACGCATCAATCCTATTCTTAACTGGAACAATCTCACGTCGTACCGAAGAAATTCAACTGCATTATCCACTTACTCCTTTGTattcaaaatcatttccagTGATATTGCACTTGGCCGTAGATTCTGATGAAGTCATCCGTCAACTCTTCCATAGTCTTCTATTCCAAgtactgtaattttttttttatcaaaattttgttttctgacaGAATTCGCATTTGATTTCAGTTAGTGCATTGGTTTTCCCGTCCAACTTTCTGTCAAAACAAGTCGAACGGACGTCGAACTGTTTTGGGAGCCGAAACAGTTGCTTTGTTGGAGCAGTTAATGGAATCTGCTTGCAGCGGCCTTGACACATCTTTAGTGCGTGATCTTGCTTGCGATTGTTTGTTAGAATTCCTGAAATGGACTGTCAAACAAAGCAGCGATGAAATTCTTTGGGAAGACCCTGCCGTACCAGATTTTATCTTCCAGAAACTGCGCGCTTCAGCTACCCATCCATCGCCGCATCACAGGTTAGGTGCAGCAATCGTAGTAAACAAGCTCTATCGCGTTATGCGGGAATATGAACCGCTTACATCCATCTACACATTGGATCTTTTGACTCATTTTGTCCTTTGTCTGTCGCTCGCGGAACAAGACGCGTCTTCATTGGGAACTGTACATGAATCAAAAAAGGTCCTCTACAACCTAATGCGAACGGTGATCTTAAACAGAAGTCTCTTTGAAAAACCTGATGCTCGACGACGAGTTGCCCCATTCATGATCCAAGGAACCCTATCTGAGcttcttgaaattttgttggaACACATTTTTGGATCGCAGCAGCATTGTCGGCACATCTGCGTAGAACTGTGTGAAATTCTAGCTCGTCCTCAATCGCTTACCGAAGTGGTAACACAATTCCTGTCTAGACGGCCATTAGAAAATCTCCTTCCTTGCAAGTTCCCATTCTCAGCTCGTCTTGATGTATACCGCATCCTACTTCGGCTTGATGTTATCGAAACGAGCAAATGCGATACCGACGCCAACAGTTTAATGCAACTTGAAGTCTTCGTCGGAAACCTCGAGAgaaaacttgaagaaaaatcctCTGATACGGAAGTTCCATTAAATGATGGCAGGATCCCCGAAAGCTTCATGGCGTGGATAGGTTTTCTAACTGAATATTTACCAAAGTCACAGAACTGCAGGTTTCTTCATGTCAAAACATTGGTCCGTGCCTCCCTCTTCCCGTCGAGATTGGGATTCTCTGTTCATACTGCAGCATCAAGACAACAACTCTACACATGTTTGGAGACTCAACTCTTTCCGTTGTTGAGCCAACATAATGAAGCCATCCTTTCCGTTTTAACTGAATTTCAACTGGATCGTTTTGATTTTGCTGAAAGACATAGTTTGGATATTGTTCGAGGGTTTGTCCTAATCGCC
Coding sequences within it:
- the LOC124204965 gene encoding eukaryotic translation initiation factor 3 subunit B-like, whose amino-acid sequence is MARRKENDRAQQNNDDSDSNPNDELEDEPNFDDPEGYEDDISEEDLIGDLIRQRPKETDGVESIVVIDGVPQVGTERIEKLQNVLRKLFQKFGKITNEYYPLNADGSTKGHVFIEYSNANEALEVLKGTNGYKFDKNHTFTVNLLTDFEKYNDILDKWENPIPQPFKEQGCLQYYLLDQDACDQFSVVYEQGDKVAVYLNTQPEPSLLEERPRWTETLVRWSPLGTYLATFHAKGIALWGGEKFQQIVRFSHPGVQFIDFSPCEKYLVSFSPLADSRATDEPQAIIIWDVLSGLKRRAFNADKSQALPIFKWSHDDKYFARMGIDMLSVYETPSFGLLDKKSIKVQGIRDFAWSPTDNTIAYWVGEEKDTPARVTLLELPSRNEVRVKNLFSVADCKMYWQKSGDYLCVKVDRYAKLRKDKSDIKYSGIYYNLEVFHMREKQIPVDSVEIKETIQAFAWEPVGTKFAVIHGEPPSTSVSFFEVKTGQTPTMVKKYERKPCNQLYWAPSGQFIVLAGLRAMSGTLEFVDTHDFTVMNTGEHFMATDVEWDPTGRYVATAVSWWGHKVDNAYWLWSFQGRILKRVALDKFCQLQWRPRPPSLLPAQQIKDIKKSLKKFSAQFEVKDRLKMTKASKELVEKRRKLMQEYEDLRKQKQEDYDAQRRRRIELRNNVDTDETEGRGGELEEETVEFFIKEETTFIDE